One window from the genome of Saimiri boliviensis isolate mSaiBol1 chromosome 2, mSaiBol1.pri, whole genome shotgun sequence encodes:
- the SURF4 gene encoding surfeit locus protein 4, producing the protein MGQNDLMGTAEDFADQFLRVTKQYLPHVARLCLISTFLEDGIRMWFQWSEQRDYIDTTWNCGYLLASSFVFLNLLGQLTGCVLVLSRNFVQYACFGLFGIIALQTIAYSILWDLKFLMRNLALGGGLLLLLAESRSEGKSMFAGVPTMRESSPKQYMQLGGRVLLVLMFMTLLHLDASFFSIVQNIVGTALMILVAIGFKTKLAALTLVVWLFAINVYFNAFWTIPVYKPMHDFLKYDFFQTMSVIGGLLLVVALGPGGVSMDEKKKEW; encoded by the exons ATGGGCCAGAACGACCTGATGGGCACGGCCGAGGACTTCGCCGACCAG TTCCTCCGTGTCACAAAGCAGTACCTGCCCCATGTGGCGCGCCTCTGTCTGATCAGCACTTTCCTGGAGGACGGCATCCGCATGTGGTTCCAGTGGAGCGAGCAGCGCGACTACATCGACACCACCTGGAACTGCGGCTACCTGCTGGCCTCGTCCTTCGTCTTCCTCAACTTGCTGGGGCAGCTGA CTGGCTGTGTCCTGGTGTTAAGCAGGAACTTCGTGCAGTACGCCTGCTTCGGGCTGTTTGGAATCATAGCTCTGCAG ACGATTGCCTACAGCATTTTATGGGACTTGAAGTTTTTGATGAG GAACCTGGCCCTAGGAGGAGGCCTGTTGCTGCTCCTGGCAGAATCTCGTTCTGAAGGGAAGAGCATGTTCGCGGGCGTCCCCACCATGCGTGAGAGCTCCCCCAAACAGTACATGCAGCTcggaggcagggtcttgctggtTCTGATGTTCATGACCCTCCTTCACTTGGACGCCAGCTTCTTTTCT ATTGTCCAGAACATCGTGGGCACGGCTCTGATGATTTTAGTGGCCATTGGTTTCAAAACCAAGCTGGCTGCTTTGACTCTTGTTGTCTGGCTCTTTGCCATCAACGTGTATTTCAACGCCTTCTGGACCATTCCAGTCTACAAGCCCATGCATGACTTCCTGAAATACGACTTCTTCCAGACCATGTCGGTGATCGGGGGCTTGCTCCTGGTGGTGGCCCTGGGCCCTGGGGGTGTCTCCATGGATGAGAAGAAGAAGGAGTGGTAA
- the SURF2 gene encoding surfeit locus protein 2 produces the protein MSELPADVRAFLREHPSLRLQPDARKVRCILTGHELPCRLPELQVYTRGKKYQRLVRASPAFDYAEFEPHIVPSTKNPHQLFCKLTLRHINKCPEHVLRHIQGRRYQRALCKYEECQKQGLEYVPACLVHRRRKREDRMDGDGPHSWEAFWEPTSSDEGGAPSDDSMTDLYPPELFTRKDLRNTEDMDGTDDFLTDEEDEEAKPPKESTDEGRREMDVDSGMDVVRKRRKKQLGSLKKKFKSHPRKPKSFSSCKQPG, from the exons ATGAGCGAGCTGCCCGCCGACGTGCGGGCCTTCCTGCGCGAGCACCCGAGCCTGCGGCTGCAGCCGGACGCCCGCAAG GTGAGGTGCATCCTGACGGGTCACGAGCTGCCCTGCCGCCTGCCGGAGCTCCAGGTCTACACCCGCGGCAAGAAGTACCAGCGGCTGGTCCGCGCCTCCCCGGCGTTCGACTATGCAGAGTTTGAACCGCACATCGTGCCCAGCACCAAGAACCC GCACCAGTTGTTCTGCAAACTCACCCTGCGGCACATCAACAAGTGCCCGGAACACGTGCTGCGGCACATCCAGGGTCGGCGGTACCAGCGAGCTCTGTGTAAAT ACGAAGAATGTCAGAAGCAAGGGCTGGAGTACGTCCCGGCATGCCTGGTGCACcggaggagaaagagggaagacCGGATGGACGGTGATGGGCCTCACTCGTGGGAAGCCTTCTGGGAGCCCACGTCCAGTGATGAGGGGGGAGCCCCGAGTGACGACAGCATGACAGACCTGTACCCAC CCGAGCTATTCACCAGAAAGGACCTTAGAAACACGGAGGACATGGATGGCACTGATGACTTCTTGACAGACGAAGAGGACGAGGAGGCAAAGCCCCCAAAAGAGTCCACTGATGAAGGCAGGAGGGAGATGGACGTGGACTCGGGGATGGACGTGGTCCGGAAGCGCAGGAAG AAACAGTTGGGCTCATTGAAAAAGAAGTTCAAGAGTCATCCCCGCAAACCTAAGAGCTTCAGCTCCTGTAAACAGCCAGGTTAA